Proteins co-encoded in one Candida albicans SC5314 chromosome 3, complete sequence genomic window:
- a CDS encoding tRNase Z (Ortholog(s) have 3'-tRNA processing endoribonuclease activity, role in mitochondrial tRNA 3'-end processing, nuclear tRNA 3'-trailer cleavage, endonucleolytic and mitochondrion, nucleus localization), translated as MFKVTTITHLTDDTTRPLICLTTRKGFKYLFGKVPEGTQRVVNTFGSEVKFSKLQGIFLTGSILSWSDIGGLPGFFLTVSDATKNGLTVMGCERILSYILATWRQFVFRMGIKLHILDAETNPTIVDEEVVISPIMIDPANQTSPPENSSKLVRQIKKLASLMFPLDTSQVNSRDPESYKSDPTQNDIHTHVHLPSASEIATTQQSISYCISFVPVLGKFDPKKAKELGLTPGPQFRDLTNGLSVVNKNGDTITPDQVIAPNRVFRKILVIDVPSNDYYENTINSDRWFEHDHPKNAGEVGLVYHMLGQDLDLDLSDYKERFLSKFPSDTYHVISHPSMTNNVIMNDRFISNTLKIKSILNENFNLVNSENFKPLSNSQVDRLHALQSYHLNDNGVVPDSSSAIKTTNKSLFEEEVESLDIPNAANFETMEKTKIELDCNKHTNLKDRVQVFMLGTGSALPAICRNVLGNLIRLPYQDDSGAISYRSIVLDGGENTIGSLLRLFGHENGKEFVQIFQELSLIHLSHLHADHHLGIVSLINEWFNINQDESKLLYLVVPWQFITFLKDWYSLESQYNKVFDMNRLVCISCEDFMMDNRTPEFIKIDMDKFEEFYDEGGLHKPIPRDRLLSVDHKKIKNMYETVGLNSVTTVRALHCAWAYSTTFDFKLNENGETFKISFSGDTRPNPRFSECGYGSDLLIHEASMDGNWIEEAIAKKHSTMIEAVAVSKLMNCPKLILTHFSSRYGISNNCVPKNELQSCADNLDTYLNKSHCELNIFQSQSPSDLSLEEIDLWFAYDLMGVCYGDMHKQEYVWPILSELFLPSAEVDHEKINEKKEVKRLERLAMMKTKKKRKMSPK; from the coding sequence ATGTTTAAAGTTACTACAATTACACATTTGACAGATGATACAACGAGACCTCTAATATGTTTAACCACAAGAAAAGGGTTCAAGTATCTTTTTGGAAAAGTGCCAGAGGGAACCCAGAGAGTGGTCAACACATTTGGGTCTGAAGTCAAGTTTTCTAAGTTACAAGGGATTTTTCTTACCGGGTCAATTCTCTCCTGGTCAGACATTGGTGGATTGCCTGGATTCTTCTTGACTGTTAGTGATGCAACCAAAAATGGGCTTACTGTAATGGGTTGTGAAAGAATACTATCATACATTCTAGCAACATGGAGACAATTTGTTTTCCGAATGGGTATTAAGTTGCACATTTTGGATGCCGAGACAAACCCCACTATAGTCGATGAGGAAGTCGTTATATCCCCAATCATGATCGATCCGGCCAATCAAACATCTCCACCTGAAAACTCCAGCAAACTAGTGcgtcaaatcaaaaaattggcATCCTTGATGTTTCCCTTGGATACCAGTCAAGTCAACAGCAGAGATCCAGAATCTTACAAATCAGACCCTACCCAAAATGATATCCATACACATGTTCATTTGCCCTCGGCATCGGAGATAGCTACAActcaacaatcaatttcatattgCATCTCATTCGTGCCTGTGCTTGGAAAATTTGATCCGAAAAAGGCAAAGGAATTAGGCTTGACACCCGGCCCTCAATTTAGGGATTTGACTAACGGATTGTCTGTGGTTAACAAAAATGGCGATACCATTACTCCAGATCAAGTGATCGCTCCAAATAGAGTTTTCCGCAAGATTTTAGTTATAGATGTGCCAAGTAACGACTACTATGAAAATACAATAAATTCCGATCGTTGGTTTGAACATGATCACCCCAAAAATGCAGGTGAAGTTGGCTTGGTTTATCATATGTTAGGCCAggatttggatttggatTTACTGGACTACAAAGAAAgatttttatcaaaatttccCTCAGACACATACCATGTTATTAGTCATCCTTCGATGACAAATAATGTGATTATGAATGATCGTTTCATTTCAAATACATTAAAGATAAAGTCAATCTTGAACGAGAACTTTAATTTAGTCAATCtggaaaatttcaaaccaTTATCTAACAGTCAAGTCGATAGACTACACGCCTTGCAACTGTATCATCTCAACGACAATGGTGTAGTACCAGACTCTTCATCTGCTATCAAGACTACAAATAAATCGTTATTCGAAGAAGAGGTAGAATCACTAGACATTCCAAATGCTGCCAATTTCGAGACTATGGAAAAGACCAAGATTGAATTGGATTGTAACAAGCATACTAATTTGAAAGATAGAGTTCAGGTTTTTATGTTAGGAACAGGGTCAGCATTGCCGGCCATCTGCAGAAATGTGTTGGGTAATTTAATTAGATTGCCATATCAGGATGACTCGGGGGCAATCTCTTATCGTTCAATAGTGCTAGACGGAGGTGAAAATACAATCGGCAGTTTACTCCGTCTATTTGGTCACGAAAACGGGAAAGAGTTTGTTCAGATATTTCAAGAGTTAtcattaattcatttaagTCATTTACATGCAGACCACCATTTGGGGATTGTGTCGTTAATTAACGAATGGTTCAACATCAACCAAGATGAATCGAAATTATTGTACCTTGTGGTCCCTTGGCAATTTATTACGTTCTTAAAAGATTGGTATTCTTTAGAGCTGCAATATAATAAGGTGTTTGATATGAATAGGTTGGTATGCATTAGCTGCGAAGATTTTATGATGGATAACAGAACTCCagaatttataaaaattgatatgGACAAGTTTGAAGAGTTTTATGATGAAGGCGGCCTACACAAACCAATACCTAGGGATAGACTATTGCTGGTGGatcacaaaaaaataaaaaatatgtATGAGACGGTAGGATTGAATTCTGTTACTACTGTGCGTGCATTACATTGTGCCTGGGCATATTCGACtacatttgatttcaagTTGAACGAAAATGGGGAAACatttaaaatatcattttcaGGAGACACAAGACCGAATCCCAGATTTTCTGAATGTGGTTATGGAAGTGACCTTTTAATACACGAGGCTTCCATGGATGGGAATTGGATCGAAGAGGCTATAGCCAAGAAACATTCGACAATGATTGAAGCTGTTGCTGTTAGCAAGCTTATGAACTGTCctaaattgatattgactCATTTCAGTTCTCGTTATGGTATCTCGAACAACTGTGTTCCTAAAAATGAATTGCAAAGTTGTGCTGATAACTTGGACACTTACCTTAACAAAAGTCATTGTGAGttgaatatatttcaaTCACAATCACCAAGTGACTTGAGTCTAGAAGAGATAGATTTGTGGTTTGCCTATGATTTAATGGGTGTTTGTTATGGCGATATGCATAAACAAGAGTATGTTTGGCCAATATTGAGTGAACTTTTCTTACCAAGTGCTGAAGTAGACCATGAGAAAATCAATGAGAAGAAGGAAGTAAAGAGGCTTGAGAGATTGGCAATGATGaagacaaaaaagaaaaggaaaatgaGCCCTAAATAA
- the EST3 gene encoding telomerase subunit (Telomerase subunit; required for telomere maintenance in vivo; separable roles in telomerase activity and processivity; not required for catalytic activity in vitro; related to mammalian Tpp1p), with amino-acid sequence MFRSVSLSSLIPFLIIVSIAMQRPENDVPMIMQSSWLVNEVIKSINSNGQYINALIKKDFQPTVLPVSFILRILKFTATTDSKDITAVLADSTHKIFAIFLFFPAIVDFENKYHHRMTYNTRSCLIRIHKANLKFMDKSTVKKCYGRKSDGGLAIAVLEVLEFDIFFKDQYSFINSIENRLKYVYDDVEYNQLCGKKKHKPEYEDLMCDI; translated from the coding sequence ATGTTTAGATCGGTTTCACTTTCATCACTTATACCATTCTTAATCATTGTGCTGATTGCCATGCAAAGACCTGAAAATGACGTTCCCATGATTATGCAATCAAGCTGGTTAGTTAATGAAGTGATTAAATCTATTAATAGCAATGGGCAATATATCAATGCACTAatcaaaaaagattttCAACCAACCGTTCTACCAGTTTCGTTTATTTTGAGAATATTAAAGTTTACGGCAACCACAGATTCAAAAGACATTACGGCAGTATTGGCCGATTCGACTCATAAGATATTTGctatatttttgtttttcccTGCAATTGTTGACTTTGAGAACAAGTATCATCACAGAATGACTTACAATACACGAAGCTGTTTGATACGCATACATAAAgccaatttgaaatttatgGACAAGTCCACCGTCAAAAAGTGTTATGGTAGGAAGAGTGATGGAGGCTTAGCTATTGCAGTCCTAGAAGTCTTAGAGTTCGACATATTCTTTAAAGATCAATACCTGTTTATTAACTCAATTGAAAACCGATTGAAATACGTTTATGATGATGTAGAATACAATCAGCTATGTGGGAAAAAGAAGCATAAACCAGAATATGAGGATTTGATGTGTGACATATAA
- a CDS encoding uncharacterized protein (Ortholog of C. dubliniensis CD36 : Cd36_80400, Candida tropicalis MYA-3404 : CTRG_06188 and Candida albicans WO-1 : CAWG_02379), with product MAETNPNDNSPKSLPLRRHSDVLVNTGTTYSATTPNSLNEGNSISSHRELIIPSSAGGRQQSPVLDLVHPISSGNLTTTSQETRTRNCISWCSGLFNFRNSSQQTAENSSLLPVYHVRSNTSPTDSAGMTSNLSDFIRRLLPGLARDRYPNTFSWLLATLLTIVLIAATLGLYFSGNLSGLLVLFRALVCSVFRQFQPSDVALPLFCRS from the coding sequence ATGGCGGAAACAAATCCAAACGATAATTCTCCAAAATCACTTCCATTGCGACGTCATTCTGATGTGCTTGTTAATACTGGTACTACGTATAGCGCCACCACcccaaattcattaaatgaaGGCAATTCTATTAGTTCTCACAGGGAATTGATTATCCCGTCATCTGCAGGCGGAAGACAGCAAAGTCCTGTATTAGATTTAGTGCATCCAATCTCATCAGGGAACTTGACCACGACTTCGCAAGAGACACGGACAAGAAATTGTATTAGTTGGTGCTCTGGGTTGTTCAATTTTAGAAACTCGTCTCAACAGACCGCCGAGAATCTGTCTTTGTTGCCAGTTTATCATGTTAGGTCCAACACATCACCCACAGATTCAGCTGGAATGACAAGCAATTTATCTGATTTCATCAGACGATTGTTACCGGGGTTAGCGCGGGATCGATATCCAAACACGTTCTCATGGTTGTTGGCAACATTATTAACAATTGTATTGATTGCAGCCACATTAGGTCTTTACTTTTCGGGCAATTTGCTGGGGCTCCTTGTTCTATTCAGAGCTTTGGTTTGCTCGGTTTTCCGCCAATTCCAGCCTTCAGATGTAGCTTTACCGCTCTTTTGTAGAAGCTAG
- a CDS encoding mitochondrial 54S ribosomal protein uL2m (Ortholog(s) have structural constituent of ribosome activity, role in mitochondrial translation and mitochondrial large ribosomal subunit localization), with the protein MLPITRRWLGNTASPAVSLLKYSRAFVRFNSTSELTELELQDIKYRKQRELSLKLTKMKNYGDAFPAHSHPGSTHYKKPVHDHLHKGRPIKELTVARSHRSSGRNNEGKITVRGRGGGHKKRARLIDFHRWNAGRQEVVRIEYDPNRSGHIALLKHLETGDLSYILAPQGLRSGDIVESFRQGIPKDFMEEMERTNNGEIDDALLSARILQRGNCLPLRMLPVGSIIHNIGLRPGDRAQLVRSAGTFGKILSKHPEKNRAVIKLSSGEQRYVILDCHATLGVVSNKEHQLISWGKAGRSRYRGFRPKVRGVAMNACDHPHGGGRGKSKSNKVSQSMWGLKKFQKTRLRPNPDQIRNRKGHLINHDKFK; encoded by the coding sequence ATGTTACCGATAACGAGAAGATGGTTGGGGAATACTGCAAGTCCAGCAGTCAGTCTATTGAAATACAGCAGAGCATTTGTTCGATTCAACTCTACATCTGAGTTGACTGAATTGGAACTTCAAGATATCAAATACagaaaacaaagagaaTTGAGTTTAAAGTTAAcaaagatgaagaattatGGAGATGCATTCCCAGCACATTCGCACCCTGGTTCAACGCACTATAAAAAACCAGTGCACGATCATTTACACAAGGGTAGACCCATTAAGGAATTAACGGTTGCAAGATCACACAGAAGTAGTGGTAGAAACAATGAAGGTAAAATCACTGTTCGTGGTCGAGGTGGTGGCCACAAGAAAAGAGCCAGATTAATCGATTTCCATCGTTGGAATGCCGGAAGACAAGAAGTTGTCAGAATAGAATACGATCCAAACAGATCAGGACATATTGCATTACTTAAACATTTGGAGACGGGGGATTTATCGTATATTTTAGCCCCACAAGGTTTGAGAAGTGgtgatattgttgaaagtTTCAGACAGGGTATACCAAAAGATTTTATGGAAGAAATGGAAAGAACCAATAATGGTGAAATCGATGATGCTTTGTTGTCTGCCAGAATATTACAGAGAGGCAATTGCTTGCCATTAAGAATGTTGCCAGTAGGTTCCATTATTCATAATATTGGTTTGCGTCCAGGAGATAGAGCTCAATTGGTCAGATCTGCAGGTACTTTTGGTAAAATTTTGTCGAAACATCCTGAAAAAAACAGAGCTGTTATTAAGTTGTCATCAGGCGAACAGAGATACGTCATTTTAGATTGCCATGCCACCTTAGGTGTGGTTTCTAACAAAGAACaccaattgatttcttggGGTAAAGCCGGGAGAAGCCGTTACCGAGGTTTCCGACCAAAGGTGAGAGGTGTAGCCATGAATGCCTGTGACCATCCTcatggtggtggtagagGAAAATCCAAGTCGAACAAGGTTTCTCAATCGATGTGGggtttgaagaaatttcaaaagaCTAGATTAAGACCAAACCCAGATCAAATAAGAAACAGAAAGGGCCACTTGATAAATCATgacaaatttaaataa
- the ATP5 gene encoding F1F0 ATP synthase subunit 5 (Putative F0-ATP synthase FO subunit B; caspofungin repressed; protein level decreased in stationary phase yeast cultures; Spider biofilm repressed) gives MISRVFSRSLASAAKSTKPPIQLFGIDGTYANALYSATIQQSDMAQTYKSLEKIENVIKGDPQLKNALTNPSLTKDDRVAIAKSVANDLSLDKTTANFLTVLAENNRLGNFSSVFQKFGLLNDAYNGVVEAKVTSAKPLESKILKRLQTSIGKSSFVGEGKTLKLTNQVNPEILGGLVVEVGDRTVDVSIANKVARLNQTLRDNL, from the coding sequence ATGATTTCTCGTGTTTTTTCCCGTTCATTAGCATCAGCTGCCAAGTCTACCAAACCACCAATCCAATTGTTTGGTATTGATGGTACCTATGCCAATGCTTTATACTCAGCAACTATACAACAATCCGACATGGCCCAAACCTACAAGTCTTTAGAAAAGATCGAAAATGTTATCAAGGGGGACCCACAATTAAAGAACGCTTTAACCAACCCATCATTAACCAAGGACGACAGAGTTGCCATTGCTAAATCTGTTGCTAACGACTTGAGTTTGGATAAAACCACTGCCAACTTCTTGACTGTTTTGGCTGAAAACAACAGATTGGGTAACTTCTCCAGTGTTTTCCAAAAATTCGGATTATTGAACGATGCTTACAATGGTGTTGTCGAAGCTAAAGTCACCTCAGCCAAGCCATTggaatcaaaaattttaaaaagatTACAAACTTCAATTGGTAAATCTTCCTTTGTTGGTGAAGGTAaaactttgaaattgaCCAACCAAGTAAACCCAGAAATCTTGGGTGGTTTAGTTGTTGAAGTCGGTGACAGAACTGTTGATGTTTCTATTGCTAACAAGGTTGCTAGATTAAACCAAACTTTGAGAGACAACTTGTAA
- a CDS encoding uncharacterized protein (Ortholog(s) have role in ER to Golgi vesicle-mediated transport and endoplasmic reticulum localization), producing the protein MAISPKIKALVDLATVIAILLNFFVYFYPDIVNPTEKCNWYNAPEQKSKYTFLNNNLPTDWVNKLVLNFPSLKEQEEVVSNDIHMLLFGDPQINGNWPSTKYIKRLDNYGNDYYLGHIYNTMKRRLNPSHVTVMGDLFSSQWILDSEFYNRTYRYVERLFPQPLEYKQNALEVHARHENYNWQQWLEDEKAMDPIHRFQSRVYNDVYDWVYRNRSTPNYDQPLFINLTGNHDIGYSGDATWQHMARFHLLFGQNNYVINYKKGSPDEWRIVVLDSLTLEGPALQEEFVNYTWSFLENLRDRENPNFKGSTILLTHVPMYKKAGLCRDGPEHKYYINNEKEPYKNGKLRSHNHLAYETTQKVMDIVFPNKGKSGIILTGHDHEGCDDWYNYINGEWIASKEKQSAERESVREVVVRAMMGEFDGQTGILTGHFDDARDTWDFHFSYCSFVIQHWWWASKVALLVVIFLQSFVKLFGGI; encoded by the coding sequence ATGGCAATTTCGCCCAAAATAAAAGCCCTTGTTGATCTAGCAACTGTTATTGCAATATTGCTCaacttttttgtttacttTTATCCAGATATTGTCAATCCTACTGAGAAATGCAACTGGTACAATGCTCCtgaacaaaaatcaaaatacaCATTCTTGAATAACAATTTGCCGACTGATTGGGTGAATAAATTGGTTTTGAACTTCCCCAGCCTCAAGGAACAGGAGGAAGTTGTAAGCAATGATATTCATATGTTACTATTTGGGGACCCTCAAATTAATGGAAACTGGCCCCTGACGAAATATATCAAGAGGTTGGATAATTATGGCAATGACTATTATTTAGGACACATATACAACACAATGAAAAGAAGATTGAACCCCTCACATGTCACTGTAATGGGAGACTTGTTTTCGAGTCAATGGATTTTAGATTCAGAGTTTTACAACCGTACCTACCGGTATGTCGAGAGATTGTTCCCTCAACCATTGGAATACAAGCAAAATGCGCTTGAAGTGCATGCAAGACACGAGAACTATAACTGGCAACAGTGGTTAGAAGATGAAAAGGCAATGGATCCTATTCACAGATTCCAGTCTCGTGTATATAACGATGTTTATGATTGGGTTTATAGAAACAGGTCAACCCCAAACTATGATCAACCcttatttatcaatttaacTGGTAACCACGATATTGGATATAGTGGTGATGCAACTTGGCAACATATGGCTAGATTCCATTTATTGTTTGGCCAAAACAACTATGTtataaattacaaaaagGGCTCCCCAGATGAATGGAGAATAGTGGTTTTGGATTCACTAACATTAGAAGGGCCAGCTTTGCAAGAGGAATTTGTGAACTACACTTGGTCATTTTTAGAGAATTTGCGTGATAGAGAAAATCCAAACTTTAAAGGGTCTACCATCTTGTTGACGCATGTACCCATGTATAAGAAAGCTGGATTATGTAGAGATGGCCCTGAACACAAGTACTATATAAACAATGAGAAAGAGCCCTACAAAAATGGTAAATTGAGATCGCACAATCATTTAGCCTATGAAACAACTCAAAAAGTAATGGATATTGTGTTCCCCAACAAAGGCAAGAGTGGAATTATATTAACAGGTCATGATCATGAAGGGTGTGATGATTGGTACAATTATATCAATGGCGAATGGATAGCTTCGAAGGAGAAACAGTCTGCTGAACGTGAATCTGTCAGGGAAGTAGTTGTGCGTGCCATGATGGGAGAATTTGATGGTCAAACGGGAATTTTAACTGGTCATTTTGATGATGCTCGTGATACTTGGGATTTCCATTTCAGTTACTGCTCGTTTGTTATTCAACACTGGTGGTGGGCAAGCAAAGTTGCTTTACTTGTAGTTATCTTCTTACAATCCTTTGTGAAACTCTTTGGTGGAATATAA
- the DOT5 gene encoding thioredoxin peroxidase (Putative nuclear thiol peroxidase; alkaline downregulated; sumoylation target; Spider and flow model biofilm induced), translated as MPELRRSARVAARPAKEPEAVTEQPPTKKVKTAPTNTAKPDAGLGIGEKIPDVTLLNQDGEEISLTEVAKGSKYVVIFAFPRASTSGCARQVSGFRKLDKDYKDVSIFGVSSDSVKAQKNFQTKQNAEYDLLSDPEKKLIGALGAKKHPSGIIRSHWIFVDGVLKVKQIQVSPEVSFTSAEEEIKKFINENENGKEATENDVTKEEVKEESQQDDKEDNTEQTDEKATEQTQDEVKKVSDETKVEDETEEKPTEEQKTEAPVV; from the coding sequence atgCCTGAATTACGTCGTTCTGCAAGAGTTGCCGCTAGACCAGCCAAAGAACCAGAGGCTGTCACCGAACAACCACCTACCAAGAAAGTTAAAACAGCTCCAACAAACACCGCAAAACCCGATGCTGGATTGGGGATTGGTGAAAAAATTCCAGATGTTACTTTGTTGAACCAAGATGGTGAAGAGATAAGCTTAACTGAAGTTGCCAAGGGATCGAAGTATGTAGTTATTTTTGCTTTTCCACGTGCATCGACCAGTGGCTGTGCTAGACAAGTATCTGGCTTTCGAAAACTTGACAAGGACTACAAAGACGTCTCAATCTTTGGTGTTTCTTCTGATAGCGTCAAGGCTCAGAAGAACTTTCAAACCAAGCAAAATGCAGAGTACGATTTGTTGTCCGATCCTGAGAAGAAGTTAATCGGTGCCTTAGGTGCTAAGAAGCACCCTCTGGGAATTATTAGATCACACTGgatttttgttgatgggGTCTTGAAAGTCAAACAAATTCAAGTATCACCAGAAGTCAGCTTTACAAGTGCCGAAGAAGagatcaagaaatttatcaatgaaaatgagAACGGGAAAGAAGCTACTGAAAATGATGTCACCAAGGAAGAAGTTAAAGAGGAATCTCAACAGGATGACAAGGAAGATAATACCGAACAAACTGACGAGAAAGCCACTGAACAGACTCAAGATGAAGTGAAAAAGGTTTCTGACGAAACTAAAGTCGAAGATGAAACCGAAGAAAAACCAActgaagaacaaaaaacagAAGCTCCAGTTGTTTAA
- the ESA1 gene encoding NuA4 histone acetyltransferase complex catalytic subunit (Subunit of the NuA4 histone acetyltransferase complex; member of MYST family; Spider biofilm induced), whose translation MAVAEIKKEKGSSLSPEPSSPIQILSTEPDANTDIKQEKFTPKDILPGCKVHVSKDGEFRLAEILQEHIKKGRKVFYVHYQDFNKRLDEWIELDRIDFTRSLILPEIKADTKENKSKKKSKSKGQTKLSKNNTTANSTTGTPQPSDGQPIMGDDEMDLENLNVQGLKRPGEEFSREDEIKKLRTSGSMTQNHSEVARVRNLSTIILGEHIIEPWYFSPYPIELTEEDEIYICDFTLSYFGSKKQFERFRSKCSMKHPPGNEIYRDSKVSFWEIDGRKQRTWCRNLCLLSKLFLDHKTLYYDVDPFLFYIMTIKSDQGHHVVGYFSKEKESADGYNVACILTLPCYQKRGFGKLLIQFSYMLTKVERKVGSPEKPLSDLGLLSYRAYWTDTLVKLLVERNSPALFRKNNSQLEYDEAENGKDSSATPTPGPGSNASQSSILASAAASRSGLNSSPIFSNEITIEDISSITCMTTTDILHTLTTLQMLRYYKGQHIIVLTDQIMELYEKLVKKVKEKKKHELNPKLLHWTPPSFTANQLRFGW comes from the coding sequence ATGGCGGTAgcagaaatcaaaaaagaaaagggtTCCAGCTTGTCGCCTGAACCTTCTTCGCCTATTCAAATACTAAGCACTGAACCAGATGCAAATACAGATATTAAGCAGGAGAAATTTACACCAAAAGATATATTACCAGGATGTAAAGTACATGTTTCCAAAGATGGAGAATTCAGGCTAGCAGAAATTTTACAAGAGCATATTAAAAAGGGTCGTAAGGTATTCTATGTGCATTACCAAGATTTTAACAAACGTTTAGATGAATGGATTGAACTCGACAGGATAGACTTTACTCGAAGTCTTATTTTACCAGAAATAAAAGCAGACACAAAGGAAAATAAactgaaaaagaagagcAAATCCAAAGGACAGACAAAGTTGtccaaaaataatactactGCCAATAGTACAACCGGTACCCCACAGCCAAGTGATGGACAACCTATTATGGGAGATGATGAAATGGATTTGGAAAACTTGAATGTCCAAGGTTTGAAACGCCCGGGAGAAGAATTCAGCAgagaagatgaaattaaaaagttACGTACGAGTGGTTCCATGACCCAAAATCATCTGGAGGTGGCAAGAGTAAGGAATTTGTCAACGATTATTTTGGGTGAACACATTATCGAACCTTGGTATTTCTCTCCATACCCTATTGAATTGACAGAAGAAGATGAGATATACATTTGCGATTTTACACTATCCTATTTTGGATCCAAAAAACAGTTTGAGAGATTTCGTTCAAAATGTTCAATGAAACACCCGCCAGGTAACGAGATATACCGAGATTCGAAAGTCAGCTTTTGGGAAATAGACGGCAGAAAGCAAAGAACATGGTGTCGAAATTTGTGTCTATTAAGTAAATTGTTTCTTGATCATAAGACATTGTACTATGATGTTGATCcctttttgttttacatCATGACCATCAAATCCGACCAAGGTCATCATGTCGTGGGGTATTTTtctaaagaaaaagaaagtgcAGATGGATATAATGTGGCGTGTATTTTAACTCTACCCTGCTATCAAAAAAGAGGGTTTGGGAAATTGTTGATCCAGTTTTCATACATGCTAACGAAAGTTGAAAGAAAAGTAGGTTCGCCAGAAAAGCCATTATCGGATTTGGGATTGTTGTCATATCGTGCCTATTGGACAGACACATTGGTAAAGCTATTGGTAGAAAGAAACAGTCCTGCTTTATTCCGTAAGAATAATTCTCAGTTAGAGTACGATGAAGCTGAAAATGGCAAAGACAGCTCTGCAACACCAACACCGGGGCCAGGTTCAAATGCCTCCCAATCATCTATATTGGCTAGTGCTGCTGCATCAAGGCTGGGACTTAATTCATCGCCTATTTTTTCTAATGAAATTACCATTGAGGACATTTCATCCATAACATGCATGACCACGACAGATATACTACACACATTAACCACATTACAGATGTTGCGATACTACAAGGGACAACACATAATTGTGTTAACCGATCAAATAATGGAATTGTATGAAAAACTAGTTAAAAAGgtaaaagagaaaaagaagcaTGAGTTAAATCCAAAATTATTGCACTGGACACCACCTCTGTTCACTGCAAACCAATTACGGTTTGGGTggtaa